actttaaattatagGAACTCCATTAATAAATAAGCTCTATTTTTAGAATTGTTACAATATACATTATTCTGTCAGTgcacataatttaataaaaaaacacgaacgtaaaatattattttaatgataatatattaatataccaAATTTTAAGTGAACATTAGAAAATTTgcaatcttatatttttaggttcacttatatttctaaaagaatatttatataaaaattatattaattgataagGGACTATTCACATGAAACTAATGTACTTAACTTATTTAATGCAAACTTTACCCCCATCAATTAAATTGATGAAATTCAATCTCCacaaacaattattaaatgGGGCAAAAACCTGTGTTTCTTGGTTctacaaaaacaacacaattttCAAAGTGATATCAGTGGTTGAAATGGAGTGTGGCACGAAAAAGGGAATACATTGATCAACAGCAAATTAAATTTTGCTTAAATCAAAAACGATTTGACCCTCTGCAGAAACAGAACCAAAGTCTATGTAACAACACTTGTTCCCAAGTACATTTAATAATCTTAacatgtgtgtgtatatttatGATCATCTAAACAATGTTGTTTACATCAGTAACATACAGGGTAAATACATGTCGCAGTCAATACAAAAAGAGATAATTTTGAGTTCTATACAACCTAGAAAGAAGTACTGATTCTTTATAATTTCAGTGTATCCATGTAGTATAACATATCTCCAACCAAAAGTCCCTGTGGCAATTATGAGAAAGAGAGAATACCAAATAACAGGCAACTCCACTTCATGCTTAGCATGACCAACCTGCTCCAACCACATTAATAATGTCATCTACTGCATGATTAGCTATAACACCCGCACAACCTCAagatacaaaaatgaaaattgatcaAGGTTAGACTAAGATTGTGGTGGGTGTTCATAGGGACACAGAAAAACCAATTCAGGTTGCTTAGACACTGTCAGCTAGAATTAACTGATCTCAACTCCATCGTTGctctctttttcatttgaagGATCAGAAATATTTGCATCAGATCCCAAACTTTCGACTGCTTTAACCTGTCTGTGCTGTAGCTGCTCCGGATCTTGCTCAGGAAACACCTCAGATTGCAATGAGGGAGCAATATTCTTCATATGTAGCCATGTCAGTTCCCACAAACTATTTTCTCCCGAACCATTATTAATCTGCACTAGTATGTCTCCAGATTTCATAACAAGCAAAGTGTACTTCAGAAGCTCAGGCACAAGGTCTTGAAGATTctcacttcttcttcctttgATTTTCATCTTCATACATTTTTCCATACAGCTTAGAACACCCTCCCATAGTTTGCAGAAGGACGCCGATTGTGATAGTTCTAGGAGTAACTGGAGGAAAACTTCAAACACAAGCTTCAAGGCAATAACAAGTGTTCCTTCTATGTTTGGGTAGACCTTTTGAGAATGCGACTGCGCAATTTCAAGCAGGTCTTCGAGCACAGTGAAGATCACTTGATCAAAACATGTCAACCACAAATCACGTGGGAGGTGAGTCCCAACAGTTCCTTTCAAGCACTTCTGTAAACATAACAATGCATGGTTTCTAACCTCCTCTCTCTGGTCCAAAGATACTTTCCCCAGTCCCTGCACTAGCCTAAACCACATCTCCCCAATATCCTGCAACATCTTTTCCACTTCCTGTTGTTTCACAGTTTTCTTAGCATTATTCGACCATTTTTCTAAGGAATTGACAGAACTTGCCATAAGATCTAGTGCAATTATAGATCGATCTACCTGTCCCACACGAGACTCGGCAAACTGTCTCGCAGCATCTACACAGAGAATGTAATTAGCAGGGAGCAAGTGAGCACCATCAGACATAATGAACAGCAGCGCATCAAATCCAGCCTCAGATGACTCCAGGTGTCTAGAAGTGATCGAGAGCAGAGCTGTAATAGTCCGCCATCCAGACTGAGATCTAATATGAGAAGCATTTGCCTTCACAAGGCAACCGACTTCCCGTGTAATCTGCTCATAGTATGCATCTGCAACTAGTGCGTCAAGCTTCAAAACAAGTTGCAGGGACCTCAAAAGTTCATCAGTAATGTTCTCTTTGTAGGGAAGTAAGCGGTGGCAAATTCTAAGAAGTCCAAAAATAGCTTTTTCTACCAGAGCACAAGGAATCACAGTTGACTGAATAATATTGGATATGTGTTCATAAACACCCTTCCAAAGAAGTACAACTCTGTCCCTGTTATTCAGAATAATTGCCACCAATAACTCCAGGCAGAAAACTGAAGACTCTTCATCCTCAAGTATTCTGTTTCCTTTCCGATGTTGAGCTCCAGCATTGATGAGTGCTCTTTCAAGATTCAATAGAGATTCAGCTTGCAGAAATTTACTCTCGGTGAATATGCTATCAATGTGACACTTCTGAATTGCTTGTGTAGCTTGCTGATGAGCAACCATCTGTTCTTTTGTCGGTATTGATTGTATCTCTTCAGAACCAAGTGATAAGAGTTGACTAAACCTACTAATTAATCCTGAGGATCTCTTGGGAGCAATATATTGAAGATTAGATGACACTATAGAATATGAGTTAGATTTTCCATGTCCAATTTCTGTAGTTACCTGTGACTCGTCAGCTGCATCACTGGCCAAGCGAGGAGGAAGGAGGCCTAacttgtaaaatattaaaatacaatcaAGAATACTCCTCCACCCTGTGCGGATGTAATCACCATACCTATTTGCAATTGTGAAAACTGTCTCAGTTGCAATTCTTACTTTTGTGTCATCTCCCAAGGCCAGGACAGAATCCTCAACTGATAATGGATCCAAAATGGTAATGAACTTACAGATGCACACAACCAGATCATCGAGTACATTTTCAAGACGATAGTGGGCTGATATCTTAGCAGCAACTAAGAATCCATCCATACATCTTTGATATACCTCTTTATTTTCAGCATTATCAAAAGCCACAGAAATGGCAACAATTGTTGGGCCTGacaacaacacaaacatatCGTAATCTAAGTATGCTCGGGAGTCCGAGACAATGTATGGAGAAGTTTTATTTGCCTCGTGCATCAGAGAAATCCACCGACTTGGGGTCATTTCAGGAAATCCAGAGCCTGGTTCAAGAGTGGTACGAATTTCACTCTTACAAATTGAATGGTAAATCTCTGACAGAAATTCTCGAGGCAGATCATTGCCACCATTTATATGCCTATTATTTCGGATAAAATCCTCTTCTGTCATCTTCTTTTTGACCTGCACATTATGATGATCAGTATTGAGCAATATAATTGAGTATGATAACACGAGAGCAGCATCCTTGTTAGCTAGGATATCTGGTGATTGTTCATAATATCTCTCAGAGAAAGCTTCAAGCACCCTGTGTATCTTCTGTGATTCTCCAGGAAGCCTAAAAGTCTCCAAAAATACACGTAGGGCTGTGTCTAAGGTCATATCATGGAAATCAAATGTCTTAGCAAATTCATGAAGAACCTGAATGTAGAATTCATCATGATCTCCAAGGAAATCACCAATGGAATTCTTATCCAACCCAGCTGTGTATCTTAAAAAGTAGGCAACACTTTGGGAATCAGGTTTGTCAGGCAAAAGATGTGCTCCTTGGAGAAACTCAAGACCTTTCTTAATATCCCGATTGAAGTGATCAGCTCCTATcattaattttctctttatgTACTTTCTTTGGCAGACAAAAGGAACCCAATCATTTGGGTCATCAAAACTGTCACACTTTTCCATCCAGAATGGTGTATACTCCTCAAAATTCACAGGAGATTGTTCTGAACCTAAAGATTCACTACCTATTCTTTCGGAAATTCCCTGCATTACAGCAATAAGGCCATCTAAGGAAAGAATGTGCATGGAAGATAATGGATTGTTCACAGGAAATGCACTTTTGGACAACAAATCAATAATATCTTCAAAGATATCACTGCAACTTATGTCACAGTCAAAGTTGGCGTACATCTCCACCATGAATGTTTTTTGCCTGCAAAAATCAACAAGTGCTTCCATCACAACCTCTTGTTGCTGATATGAGGCACCATGTTTGCTTTGTGCAAGCCTCAAAATTACGCAAGAAAAAAATGCTTCTAG
The sequence above is drawn from the Vigna radiata var. radiata cultivar VC1973A chromosome 3, Vradiata_ver6, whole genome shotgun sequence genome and encodes:
- the LOC106757812 gene encoding ARF guanine-nucleotide exchange factor GNOM isoform X2, giving the protein MQMQTGFNAVEDQYELCEAGYPNKTAIACMINAEISAVLAVMRRNVRWGIHYISDDDQSEHYLVQSLKTLRRQIFSWKNQWRAINPALYLQPFLDVIRSDETSAPITGVALSSVYKILTLDVIDKHTVNVGDTMHLVVDSVTSCRFEVTDPGSEEVVLMKILQVLLACVKGKASVMLSNQHVCTIVNTCFRIVHQAGTKVFLQTNGLNNDHALASRKLENDRLNSARDAQPLSTITASGAAPVVAANAVDENTAIASSGNETDPHESLLMTHGVPCIVEIFHFLCSLLNVTEHMGVNPRSNTMSFDEDVPLFSLTLINSAIELGGPSFCHHPRLLCLIQDELFFNLMQFGLSMSPLVLSMVCSIVLNLYQHLRQELKLQLEAFFSCVILRLAQSKHGASYQQQEVVMEALVDFCRQKTFMVEMYANFDCDISCSDIFEDIIDLLSKSAFPVNNPLSSMHILSLDGLIAVMQGISERIGSESLGSEQSPVNFEEYTPFWMEKCDSFDDPNDWVPFVCQRKYIKRKLMIGADHFNRDIKKGLEFLQGAHLLPDKPDSQSVAYFLRYTAGLDKNSIGDFLGDHDEFYIQVLHEFAKTFDFHDMTLDTALRVFLETFRLPGESQKIHRVLEAFSERYYEQSPDILANKDAALVLSYSIILLNTDHHNVQVKKKMTEEDFIRNNRHINGGNDLPREFLSEIYHSICKSEIRTTLEPGSGFPEMTPSRWISLMHEANKTSPYIVSDSRAYLDYDMFVLLSGPTIVAISVAFDNAENKEVYQRCMDGFLVAAKISAHYRLENVLDDLVVCICKFITILDPLSVEDSVLALGDDTKVRIATETVFTIANRYGDYIRTGWRSILDCILIFYKLGLLPPRLASDAADESQVTTEIGHGKSNSYSIVSSNLQYIAPKRSSGLISRFSQLLSLGSEEIQSIPTKEQMVAHQQATQAIQKCHIDSIFTESKFLQAESLLNLERALINAGAQHRKGNRILEDEESSVFCLELLVAIILNNRDRVVLLWKGVYEHISNIIQSTVIPCALVEKAIFGLLRICHRLLPYKENITDELLRSLQLVLKLDALVADAYYEQITREVGCLVKANASHIRSQSGWRTITALLSITSRHLESSEAGFDALLFIMSDGAHLLPANYILCVDAARQFAESRVGQVDRSIIALDLMASSVNSLEKWSNNAKKTVKQQEVEKMLQDIGEMWFRLVQGLGKVSLDQREEVRNHALLCLQKCLKGTVGTHLPRDLWLTCFDQVIFTVLEDLLEIAQSHSQKVYPNIEGTLVIALKLVFEVFLQLLLELSQSASFCKLWEGVLSCMEKCMKMKIKGRRSENLQDLVPELLKYTLLVMKSGDILVQINNGSGENSLWELTWLHMKNIAPSLQSEVFPEQDPEQLQHRQVKAVESLGSDANISDPSNEKESNDGVEIS
- the LOC106757812 gene encoding ARF guanine-nucleotide exchange factor GNOM isoform X3, with product MQMQTGFNAVEDQYELCEAGYPNKTAIACMINAEISAVLAVMRRNVRWGIHYISDDDQSEHYLVQSLKTLRRQIFSWKNQWRAINPALYLQPFLDVIRSDETSAPITGVALSSVYKILTLDVIDKHTVNVGDTMHLVVDSVTSCRFEVTDPGSEEVVLMKILQVLLACVKVFLQTNGLNNDHALASRKLENDRLNSARDAQPLSTITASGAAPVVAANAVDENTAIASSGNETDPHESLLMTHGVPCIVEIFHFLCSLLNVTEHMGVNPRSNTMSFDEDVPLFSLTLINSAIELGGPSFCHHPRLLCLIQDELFFNLMQFGLSMSPLVLSMVCSIVLNLYQHLRQELKLQLEAFFSCVILRLAQSKHGASYQQQEVVMEALVDFCRQKTFMVEMYANFDCDISCSDIFEDIIDLLSKSAFPVNNPLSSMHILSLDGLIAVMQGISERIGSESLGSEQSPVNFEEYTPFWMEKCDSFDDPNDWVPFVCQRKYIKRKLMIGADHFNRDIKKGLEFLQGAHLLPDKPDSQSVAYFLRYTAGLDKNSIGDFLGDHDEFYIQVLHEFAKTFDFHDMTLDTALRVFLETFRLPGESQKIHRVLEAFSERYYEQSPDILANKDAALVLSYSIILLNTDHHNVQVKKKMTEEDFIRNNRHINGGNDLPREFLSEIYHSICKSEIRTTLEPGSGFPEMTPSRWISLMHEANKTSPYIVSDSRAYLDYDMFVLLSGPTIVAISVAFDNAENKEVYQRCMDGFLVAAKISAHYRLENVLDDLVVCICKFITILDPLSVEDSVLALGDDTKVRIATETVFTIANRYGDYIRTGWRSILDCILIFYKLGLLPPRLASDAADESQVTTEIGHGKSNSYSIVSSNLQYIAPKRSSGLISRFSQLLSLGSEEIQSIPTKEQMVAHQQATQAIQKCHIDSIFTESKFLQAESLLNLERALINAGAQHRKGNRILEDEESSVFCLELLVAIILNNRDRVVLLWKGVYEHISNIIQSTVIPCALVEKAIFGLLRICHRLLPYKENITDELLRSLQLVLKLDALVADAYYEQITREVGCLVKANASHIRSQSGWRTITALLSITSRHLESSEAGFDALLFIMSDGAHLLPANYILCVDAARQFAESRVGQVDRSIIALDLMASSVNSLEKWSNNAKKTVKQQEVEKMLQDIGEMWFRLVQGLGKVSLDQREEVRNHALLCLQKCLKGTVGTHLPRDLWLTCFDQVIFTVLEDLLEIAQSHSQKVYPNIEGTLVIALKLVFEVFLQLLLELSQSASFCKLWEGVLSCMEKCMKMKIKGRRSENLQDLVPELLKYTLLVMKSGDILVQINNGSGENSLWELTWLHMKNIAPSLQSEVFPEQDPEQLQHRQVKAVESLGSDANISDPSNEKESNDGVEIS
- the LOC106757812 gene encoding ARF guanine-nucleotide exchange factor GNOM isoform X1, which gives rise to MQMQTGFNAVEDQYELCEAGYPNKTAIACMINAEISAVLAVMRRNVRWGIHYISDDDQSEHYLVQSLKTLRRQIFSWKNQWRAINPALYLQPFLDVIRSDETSAPITGVALSSVYKILTLDVIDKHTVNVGDTMHLVVDSVTSCRFEVTDPGSEEVVLMKILQVLLACVKGKASVMLSNQHVCTIVNTCFRIVHQAGTKGELFQRIARYTMHELVRSIFSHLQNIDNTKCGFINGSATLKQVTNGLNNDHALASRKLENDRLNSARDAQPLSTITASGAAPVVAANAVDENTAIASSGNETDPHESLLMTHGVPCIVEIFHFLCSLLNVTEHMGVNPRSNTMSFDEDVPLFSLTLINSAIELGGPSFCHHPRLLCLIQDELFFNLMQFGLSMSPLVLSMVCSIVLNLYQHLRQELKLQLEAFFSCVILRLAQSKHGASYQQQEVVMEALVDFCRQKTFMVEMYANFDCDISCSDIFEDIIDLLSKSAFPVNNPLSSMHILSLDGLIAVMQGISERIGSESLGSEQSPVNFEEYTPFWMEKCDSFDDPNDWVPFVCQRKYIKRKLMIGADHFNRDIKKGLEFLQGAHLLPDKPDSQSVAYFLRYTAGLDKNSIGDFLGDHDEFYIQVLHEFAKTFDFHDMTLDTALRVFLETFRLPGESQKIHRVLEAFSERYYEQSPDILANKDAALVLSYSIILLNTDHHNVQVKKKMTEEDFIRNNRHINGGNDLPREFLSEIYHSICKSEIRTTLEPGSGFPEMTPSRWISLMHEANKTSPYIVSDSRAYLDYDMFVLLSGPTIVAISVAFDNAENKEVYQRCMDGFLVAAKISAHYRLENVLDDLVVCICKFITILDPLSVEDSVLALGDDTKVRIATETVFTIANRYGDYIRTGWRSILDCILIFYKLGLLPPRLASDAADESQVTTEIGHGKSNSYSIVSSNLQYIAPKRSSGLISRFSQLLSLGSEEIQSIPTKEQMVAHQQATQAIQKCHIDSIFTESKFLQAESLLNLERALINAGAQHRKGNRILEDEESSVFCLELLVAIILNNRDRVVLLWKGVYEHISNIIQSTVIPCALVEKAIFGLLRICHRLLPYKENITDELLRSLQLVLKLDALVADAYYEQITREVGCLVKANASHIRSQSGWRTITALLSITSRHLESSEAGFDALLFIMSDGAHLLPANYILCVDAARQFAESRVGQVDRSIIALDLMASSVNSLEKWSNNAKKTVKQQEVEKMLQDIGEMWFRLVQGLGKVSLDQREEVRNHALLCLQKCLKGTVGTHLPRDLWLTCFDQVIFTVLEDLLEIAQSHSQKVYPNIEGTLVIALKLVFEVFLQLLLELSQSASFCKLWEGVLSCMEKCMKMKIKGRRSENLQDLVPELLKYTLLVMKSGDILVQINNGSGENSLWELTWLHMKNIAPSLQSEVFPEQDPEQLQHRQVKAVESLGSDANISDPSNEKESNDGVEIS